TTTGAATAATAAAGATTTGATAAAAAATAGTGTATTTTCTATCATATTTGTTTAATTTTAAACTATTAAATAAATTAAACAACCACAATAACCATATAATAAAAATTTAGATTTTTATGTATATGTTATATTTTGAATTTTTACAAACGGCTATAAATTACTAAAACTGTTAAAAGTCTCACATTCAAATTTTATGATCCATGGTTTAAAATTTTTGTTATGACAAAATACAAATGATTACAAAAATTATATAAGTAAAAAGTCTAATTTAATTAATTATTAAGATTAATATATATATCGTTTTAAATTAAACTATAAACCATATAAAATACAATATTTTAGTTTCAAAATTTACTTTGAACAATTTTTTTTGATAAAAGTTTTGAACGATTATTGACAACTATTTTTTTAAAAATTATAAATTACTAAAACTATTAATCCCACGTTGAAAATTTTGTTATCAGTAATTTAAATTTTTTTCTATAAAAGATACAAATGATCAAAAAAGCTATATGAGTAGAAATCATCATTTAATAGACATTAATATTAAAAATATACTAAAATATATTATCTATGCTAGTATCATTTAAATCTAATAACATATCGTATCAAATATAAAAAAAATATTTTTGGATTAATAAAATTGATTTATATGTTCGCACCAATTTAATTATATATTTAATAGTTACTGACTTTTAATTATTTAATATATATTTATTATTTCATAATATGTAAAAATATTTAATGCATAAAATAATTTATATATATAATGTTGATCCCGCGCAAGGCGCAAATCTTAACCTATTGGAGTTTATATTACAACAACCCAACGTGTTTCACGTTAATTTCAAGATATGTCCCACTTCTATAGGTAAGGTGAACAAGGGATCACCACCCTAAACAACATAAACATATTGTAATAACTCTCCGTTTTCCCCTTGAAATTCTGCGAGAATTATGGATTCAAGATTCATCCACAGCATTCATTCCTCAAGGTTCTTCTCTCAAATTCATCATATATTCATATGATTGTATATATTATTTTTACATAGATGTATTCATGCATCTTCTATATGTATTTCTTTATGTATGACATGCAGATATGATTATAAGACTGAGAACGAGTCGAGTAGCGGCGATGAAGAGAGAAGTAGCAAATACTCTTTTGTGAGTGCTCTATGTATGAGCGGAGGAGAGGGAGACAACAGCTACTCCACCAATTCTCTTCTTCAGGTTCCTCCTAACCTTTATATATTTCATTTTTCGTGAGTTTATATGCATACACAATTTAATTCTTTATCTAGGTGTTGATGAATAGATATAAACTCGCATTCGGTTATTGTTGTTTTAGTTATCCGGTTTGCTGAATTATTTTGTACGCAATTGTTTTGTTTATAAATTCTGCTTGGGAGAAAATATAAACGAAAACACTATTTATTTAAATTAATATTAATTAAGATTTTATGTATGTAAATTTTAATATTTCATTGTTTATGTATTTGGGTGTATCTGGTCGGTATTGTTAAGTTACATTAACTTTATTTACGGTTCTGTTAAGTACACATCATGATGATTAGCTTTTTTTTGTTCAAACACACATCATGATTAGCTTAGAGCATGATTATCGGTGGTGACAAGAGAGTTCCTTCGCGTGGACCCCACCACCTTTTTGCAAAAACTGTGTTTCAATGTCGCCAAATAAAAAACGTTTCACAGGAGTTTGTTTTACTGTTTACGGACCCCACGGACACGTGGCAACCCACGATTAGTTCATTTTTAATTTTTCTTTTTAAATCAGAAAAAAAAAAAAATTAAGAACCCGCGTTTTTACCAATAATCATGCTCTTACGATAAAATTTTGGGTTTTATATTGTTTTAACTAAACACTAGATTTGGTTCCGAACCGAATACGGCTTTAAACCTTTAATTTTGGTTTGGTTTTATATAATTGTTAAAATCTCCCCAGTCCCACAATTAATCTCGATCGTTAAGTTACACAATAAACCGAAAACATATTAATGTAGGCCATGTTACCATGTATGAACAGCATGGGCACACCAATCATAAAAGTAATCATAAACGGATCCTTGAATGTTGCCTTGAATTCAATTATACACCTGTGACAAAAGAAAACAGTTATAGTTAACCGATTAATTTTTCTTTTTTAAGAGGAGAGCGTTAGCAAAGGCTAAGCCGGTTTTAGTTAAGAACATAAAGGAACTGATGATGGGCTTGAGCTTTCCTAAATACATAAAAGTAGCTGATTTGGGCTGCTCTTCGGGACAAAACACGTTCTTTGCAATGTCTGAAATCATCAATACAACCAATGTGTTATGTCAAAAATGGAACCAAAACCCACCAGAGATAGATTGTTGTCTAAACGATCTCCCTAATAACGATTTCAACACAACGTTCAAATTCATACACTCATTCAAAGAGAAGAACCTCACGTGCAAAGCACCATACTTCGTTTCTGGAGTACCCGGCTCCTTCTACTCGAGGCTCTTCCCTCGTAAGAGTCTCCATTTAGTACATTCCTCTTATGGCCTCCATTGGCTCTCTAAGGTATGGCTAGTATCGAGACTTCATTATAATATTCTCTCTTTACATATAAACTGATTTATTTTGTATCGAAATTTTGCTATAATATTGGAACTATTTGATTGTAAGGTTCCTGAAGGACTTGAGAAGAACAAAATGAGTGTATACATCACAGCTTCAAGTCCCCTAAGTGCATACAAGGCTTACTTAAAACAATTCCAAAGAGATTTCACAACATTTCTGAAACTGCGTTCGGAAGAGATGGTTTCTAATGGACGTATGGTTCTAACTTTCATCGGTAGAAACAATATGGATAATCCATTGCATAGAGATTGTTGTCACTTTTGGACATTATTATCCAAATCTCTCCATGACCTAGTCGTCGAGGTATATATCAAAAAAAAAAATATGTTCTCTTTTTGTCTTTCCATATTTTGAATACATGTTCAAACACTGGTTTCACATATATCTATTTTTTTCGTAGGGTCTTGTGAGTGCTTCGAAGGTAGATTCGTTCTACATGCCTTTTTATGATCCTAGCAAAGAAGAAGTTAAAGAAATAGTAGGGATAGAAGGTTCATTTGAAATCAAAGATTTAGAGGCGCATGAATATGATCTTGGCCATTGTAACCAAGACGGGTCAAAGAGAAGTAAATCAGGAAAAAATGAAGCCAATTACATAAGAGCGGTGAGTGAACCATTGCTCGTGGCTCACTTTGGAAATGCCATTATCAGCAGATTGTTTAACAAGTTCGCACATCATGTGTCTCAACATGCTGGTTGCAGAAACAAAACGACCGTTAGTCTAGTCGTTTCATTGACTCGCAAATAACTTTTTTTATGTACAATAAAGTTTAGTCTTCGCGAGCGATGTGAATGGTTAATTTTTTTAAAGTATATCGTCGATCATGCATGAATTCCTGCGTTTAAAGAATATATAAATCATCTAAGTCTATAAATAGAACTTCTAGGCTAATTAAGTTTTCATCTAGATTCTGTAACTAGAGGTTTTCATCTAGAGTATATTTTTTTTAACACCCACCTAGAGTATATAGACAGACCTATATCTGTGCATCAACATGGTTCAAGAGTTTGATCTTTTACCATCAAGGGTATCTAAGGGGGATCATGAAAGAGAATCAAAGAACAAGCCTAGAGCTGAAAAAATGAAGGAATATGAGAAGAACATGCAAAACTGCTGAATTAAGAAGTCTTTATGAAGGAATATGAGAAGAACTTAAAGTAAAGATGCGGCGAAACTGCTGAATCTCCAGCATTCTCTTTGCCTCTTATGTTCTTAATATGCAAAATTGTTGTTCAGAAGCTTACTTATGCTTTTGTATACCAATTCAATGTTATCTTTGACCTTCCCCTTCTGCTTACACGTACGATTGTGTAAGTTACAAATCTACAATTTTGTATTTTGTCAAACCAAATTATAGAATCTGGTTGGTCAAATTAAGCAGAAATGGTACATCTGGAAAGTTAGGAATAATAAAGTTTTCAGTAACTTGGATATGGACCCAATAGATACGCTTAAGTTGGTAGAAACAGAATCAATACTGTGGGCTGAGGCACTACTGAAGGACCAGAAGACAACACCACAAATAATGAATACGACTTTATCGTCGATTCCATGAAGATGGTGCTTTACAGATGGCTCCTGGAAAGAGGGTGATATTTTTTCAAGACAAGATTGGTTCAACACTTTAGAAGGTTTTGATGGATTGTTGGGGGTGAAGAATGCAAGAGCTTCTCTATCTCCAATTCATGCAGAGATGGAAGCGCTACTATAGGCAATGGAATGCATGAGGAATTTACGTTAATTTTAGGTTACGTTTGCAACGGATTGTTCTCAATTGGTGAAGATGGTTTCGGAACCAGAAGAATAACCAGCTTTTGCAAATTATTTGGAAGATATCAAGATCATGAAAGAAAGTTTCACCCGATCAGAGATTATCTATGTACCAAGGACGCAAAATTCAAAAGCGGATAGACTAGCGCGCAATGTTAGGAAACAACCGTCTTTTGTCGTTCACATGGATGCAGATCACCCGGTTTGGTTTACAGAGTCAGTATGAGTCTGTATCGTTGATGACAAAAAAAAAAAAGGTTAAGTCTTGTTGGTCGAATTAAACTAAATACACTTCCAAAATAAGATTAAAAGATAAAGATAAATATTGTTGGTCAAAGTTATATTATAAAGATAAAGATAAGAAGAAACTAAAATAAGAAATATAATAATTATTTTACCATTTTCATCAATTTTTGTTGCAGAATATCATTTGGTAACAATAGGAAAGGAGGAATCTCAGCGTGAAAATGTGTATGAATACCATCTAAGATGGATACCTATATCTTTACAACAAATTAAAGAGAGGCTTAGTTTCAAAAAAACAAAATGAAAAATCTAATCATCTTTTTCATTCTTCTTAGTAGATGCATCGGACAGATAGTAGACGAAAAAGAAACTCTCGTTCTCACGAACGAACTGAACAACAAAATCCTCGCAATACATTGTAAATCCAAGGACGACGACCTTGGTGACCATTATTTGGCCGTCGGCCAAAGCCAAGAATATAAATTCAGGGATAATCTTTGGCACACGACGCTCTTCTGGTGTCATATGGGGCAAGGACCTGATTATAAGATTCAACAAGTGTTTGAGGCATACAGATCTACGTGGACTAAGTATGTGGGATACACCTATTGGATAGGAAGAGAGGATGGAATCTACTTTAGACAAGACCCCCATGGTTTACCTTTGGTGAAAAGATATGATTGGAATCTTACGGCCTATTAATACTCTTTCATGCAGGTGTATGATTGCATTGTTTGATGAAGATTATAAACTTTAATATCTGTTTTTGGTTGTTGTTGTTGTGGTTCAATTAAAATTGACCTACAAATTTCACAATAGAAATCTGAATCAGATGTGTAGTTTGTTTTCATCTATATTGAGTAAGTGTTTTTATTATAATATATAAAATGATATATATGTTGGCTAGAGGTTTTTTTTTTTCAATCTTTTCATTTTGCTTTAGTTTTGAAGATCCCATATCTACATTCCACCCCTCTCCCTTTCCCACAATAAAGAAATTAAGAATAAAAATTTAACGGTCATTCATTTTCTTATTTCTTAAATACCTTTTTCACGTTATTTCTTAAAGGAAAATTCTCTCGAATAGATTTTTTTTTTAGTTTTTGTCACAAAATAGCACTAAAAATGACCAAAATAGCATATTTTTATTTTGAAAATTTTAATTTTTTATATTTTAAAATTTGAAACTTTATCCCTAAAACTCCACCCCTTAACTCTAAACCCTAATTCTAGATTAGTTAACCGTTAGGTATAAATGCATATCTACCCTTTAATAAAACTTATTTTGGTCATTTTCTTCCTTGAGATCTATTTTTGTGAAAATAAACTAAAAAAAACTATCTAAGGGAATTTATGTTTCTTAAATACCAATAAAATATATTTTTAATCAAATAACATAAATTTATTCAATTAATATTAAGAATATGTCGGTCATTAGTTTTCTTTATTTCCTTAAATAATTTTCCTTTTCATAAGATTTGAAAAAGCTCCTACAATCCAAAATCTTTTTTTTTCCTTTCTGAAAATCAAATATTCCTATCCTATATAATCCAATTTTGTTTTCGAAACACATATAATCCAATTACATTACCATAATATAACCATAAGAAATAATTTTAATCAAATAACAAAATTTTTATTTTATTTTATCGTTTAATGTCTATTTCAGAGTGATGTTGAATAATCTCATTAGATATACTTAATGCGGCCATCTATCTTTTAATGTCTTTTTCAAAGTGATTCATAAACGTTATGTAAATTAACTCATCAAAGTGAAAACCAGTTTTAACAAAAAGAAGAAAAAAAACTAACGAAACTATTTGATGTGTGATCCCATCATCACACACACACACTAAATCGTTATACAGAGTTAAACAACGCATAATGAACTGGAACAAACATATATTACTATATACATTGTCTAAAATTGCACATTTTGTTGAAATGGTTACTCTCTCTATCTCATTGTATTGTGATTAGTTTGCCAAGTTGGGAAAATGGTAGAAGAGAGACAATAACAGAATTACTAAAATTTTAGAGGCTACAAAAAGACAAGTCCAAACATATTCACACACTTAAAAAGCTTTTCTCGTACATTTTTGCTATATATGTGGTGGTGTCTCTCTTTGACTCCTCTCTTTCTATATCACTCACTATTTATGTATCCATCTCTCCACACATCTCTCTCCATCTCACACACATCTTCCTCTTAACACATTAATATATATTACATCAGTTTAACATCTTCATAACCAACAACACAACTCCTCTTCTCTTTTCTTGAACATCAGAATAATGGAAGCATTTGAAGAGGCGATAGCGGCCTCAAAAGAGCAAGCATTGATCCTTAGAGGGAAGCGTACAAAGCGACAACGTCCACAGTCTCCTATTCCTTTCTCTGTATCCCCTCCTATAGTTGAAGAAGAAGTATCCAACGTTCTTGATTCCAAGGAAAATGATGTAGCAAACCGCAAAAAGGATGGTGTGGTCACGTCTTCATCTTCATCAGCATCTTGGTCCTCTAACAACAACCCAACGTTGAAGGGCGAAGAAGACGAGGAAGATCAAGACGTAGCCAATTGTTTGATACTCCTTTCCCAGGGACACTCTTTCCCCCAACACAACCAACAGCTCAAGATACCTCACCAAGAAATAAACAATAATAACACGTATAGATTTAGCAGCAGGAGGTTTCTAGAGACTTCTTCATCAAACGGTGGTGGCAAATCAGGTTACTACGTTTATCAGTGCAAAACATGTGACCGGACCTTCCCTTCTTTTCAGGCTCTAGGCGGCCATAGAGCTAGCCACAAGAAACCTAGAGCCACCTCCTTTTACTCCAACCTTGACCTAAAGAAGAGTATCTACGAAAACGACGCCGCTTCACTCGTTACAACCACAAATATTTACAATAACAACAAAAACAACAACAATAGATCGCTTGTTGCTTACGGAAAGGCAAATAACAATAAAGTTCATGAATGTGGAATTTGTGGAGCCGAGTTTACGTCTGGACAAGCCTTAGGTGGTCACATGAGACGGCATAGAGGTGCGGTGGTTGTGGCTGCGGCACCAGCTCCCATCGTGACGGTGGCCGCGGCTGCGGCCAACACGGAGTTATCATTGTCTTCCATGTCGTATGATCAAATATCCGACGGTCAAGATCATCTGGTGATGCCAGAGGCAAAGAAAGCTAAGAAGATGGTCGTGTCATTGGATTTGGATCTGAATCTACCCGCACCGGAAGATGAGAATAGGGTCAATGGGTTGAGCTTGGCTTTGAAGCAAAAACACGAACAAGAACAAGAACATCAAGAGACGAAACAAAAAGAAGAACCAGTGTCTCTTGTCTTGTCTGCTCCTACTTTGGTGGATTGCTATTACTGATTTATTATTAAACACACTAATCTAAAAACATATTATTTTCTTTTTTTGGCTTACTAGGAAACTGATAATTCATTCAATATCTAACGTTTTTTTTTTTTTTTTGTGTAACCGATTCTTTGCTTCTTAAATACTTGCGGGGATTCTTTTTTTCTTGGGTCTTTTTTCAGACGAGTATACTAAAATATAATCATCTCTTTAGTTTCGATTTGTTACAAAAGAAAATTGTATAGATATTTTGATGTCACGTTCTTTAATGATTTTGATCAGAAAATATTGTTTTCTTGTTTCCTCCAGAAGAAAAAAAAAAAGCTCATGAAAAGGGCGTGACGGGGTGTCTGGTCTTGTTGTTTCAATTCTGTTCTTTTTAGCAGTTGTAACAAAAAGTTCTCTTTGCCGTTGACAAATAAAGCTTTAAATCGATAGTGAGAGAGTTCTGATCAAATACATATACTACTATTTATTTTTGCTTTTAATTTAAATATCAGTGGTGGTGATAGTTTAGTATACTGTTGTCATATACATGTATATACTCAGTTCACAATGAATGCTTTTCCTAGCTTCCAGGAACTCTATTGAACGACAAATTGATTATCTTCTAAAGATAAATATATTTCATGTTCTTAAAAAGATATATGATTTATACATAAAACGGCCGATTCCACCATGAACTTGATGTCTCCATTGTTTTCATACACAAACTATTGAATCAAGCCAAAACCACCACGAACTAAGTTTAATTTTGAATTTCAGACATGAATTTTTCCAATCTGGTTAATTACTACATAACCGAATCTGATTTCGGTTTATTTAGCTTCGGGTGCTGACATGGCACACACGAGGCTAGAATGGTATTGGTCGGTTTAAAATCAGACCAAATTAATTTTTTTTTTTTAATTTGCCTTGACAAAACGGCGTTGTTTTGTCAATTGAAGTAAAAATAAAATTGGGAAAATTAAAATTAGGGTTCATCGTGATTTTAGAAGAACAGAACAAAGAAGAAGAAAGAGGAAAACAGAGACGACATGGGAGTCTAAAATCAAAGAACAGAGGAGTAATCATAGGAGATTTCGTGGGCAAATTGAACCGAGAAGTGTTTCTGTGACTAGCGAGTCTGAAAGATGAGGTATGTCGAGTTATTTCAGTGAATGAAAATTTTGGAATTTTTATACATATTAGGGTAAGATGTCGTATGGGATTTGCTTAACCTTTTGGTGCCATTTTTATGTAACTTATAGTTCTGAGGAAGGCAGGCTGATCACCTTTGGCTGCTACTATGGTGGAAAATTTGAAGAGGTTGATGGTAAAGATCTTTACAATGGTGGTGGTTATAGGATAATGGAAGCTTATCCTAGTCGTTTATTTCCAGAGCTCATGAACCAGCTACCCATAAGTCTCTATGGTCAAAGAGTGTGGTTTAAGTTTCCATATGAAGGTATAGAAGAACGACAGTTGATAAGAAATGGTGACGATCAGTTCACAAAAATGTGTAGAGCTTCAGTATGGGTAGATTCAATCGATATCTTTGTTGAGCCAGAGACAGAAGGAGATGAGTCAAGAGCTGAGAACGAGAGAGAGGAGACAGAGAGGTATGAGGCAGATTCAGAGGCAGAGAGATATGAGGCCGAGAGGAATGAACACCAATTTGATGAAGAAGCAAGAGTAGAAAGGAATGTGGCTGATTTTGTTGATGAAGATTTTGATGAGTATGCTACACCTTTATGTTCAGACGATGATGAAGATGGTGTTGAGAGAGTTGTACACTTAAGAAAGCATCCATCAAGACCAAAGATAGGTCTACAGTGAGAGGTCCATGTATTCTTCAACGCAGCAAAACAGACATAGAATCTGTAAAAGACATCACTACCATCATCACCTTGGACTGTCTCTAGATGGACTGATGAGCCCCTATTCGACTCCAATAACTCAACTCTGTAATCTCTAAGCCGTGAGAACTGTAAGTCCTGCTTTGATAATTTCTATTGCCCTTTTCCTTGCGTTCCGGCACTGATCTATGGTTGCAGTCAACTCCCAACGCTTCTGAATCTCTTCTAGAATCTGTTTTGGTTTTAATTTTGGATTTTCCCTTATGTCATCAACGAACAACCCAGCAATAACCTCTTGTGTAAGCAGGCTTGAACGTCCACTCCTCATGCAAGTGTGCTCTTTCATTAACACTTTAACTAGCCACTTCTGTAACGGTTCTTCATAAGAGCAGTAAATCTTCCACATACATTGTTCTTCTCCTTCTTCAGCTTCACTGGCACACTTCAATTCTGATTTGTCTTTCTCCCAACGCACATACTTAATATTCCATCTATGCTTTAGCACATAGTCAACCATAGCTTTTTTGAAAGCTTCCAAACTCTCAAAAGCTTGTCTTAATTTCAGATCACCACTGCCTTTTATGTACCTCAAATACCCATCTCTCTCAACACCATCTTCATCATCGTCTGAACATAAAGGTGTAGCATACTCATCAAAATCTTCATCAACAAAATCAGCCACATTCCTTTCTACTCTTGCTTCTTCATCAAATTGGTGTTCATTCCTCTCGGCCTCATATCTCTCTGCCTCTGAATCTGCCTCATACCTCTCTGTCTCCTCTCTCTCGTTCTCAGCTCTTGACTCATCTCCTTCTGTCTCTGGCTCAACAAAGATATCGATTGAATCTACCCATACTGAAGCTCTACACATCTTTGTGAACTGATCGTCACCATTTCTTATCAACTGTCGTTCTTCTATACCTTCATATGGAAACTTAAACCACACTCTTTGACCATAGAGACTTATGGGTAGCTGGTTCATGAGCTCTGGAAATAAACGACTAGGATAAGCTTCCATTATCCTATAACCACCACCATTGTAAAGATCTTTACCATCAACCTCTTCAAATTTTCCACCATAGTAGCAGCCAAAGGTGATCAGCCTGCCTTCCTCAGAACTATAAGTTA
The DNA window shown above is from Brassica oleracea var. oleracea cultivar TO1000 chromosome C3, BOL, whole genome shotgun sequence and carries:
- the LOC106332554 gene encoding salicylate/benzoate carboxyl methyltransferase-like, whose translation is MDSRFIHSIHSSRYDYKTENESSSGDEERSSKYSFVSALCMSGGEGDNSYSTNSLLQRRALAKAKPVLVKNIKELMMGLSFPKYIKVADLGCSSGQNTFFAMSEIINTTNVLCQKWNQNPPEIDCCLNDLPNNDFNTTFKFIHSFKEKNLTCKAPYFVSGVPGSFYSRLFPRKSLHLVHSSYGLHWLSKVPEGLEKNKMSVYITASSPLSAYKAYLKQFQRDFTTFLKLRSEEMVSNGRMVLTFIGRNNMDNPLHRDCCHFWTLLSKSLHDLVVEGLVSASKVDSFYMPFYDPSKEEVKEIVGIEGSFEIKDLEAHEYDLGHCNQDGSKRSKSGKNEANYIRAVSEPLLVAHFGNAIISRLFNKFAHHVSQHAGCRNKTTVSLVVSLTRK
- the LOC106329604 gene encoding pumilio homolog 15-like: MKNLIIFFILLSRCIGQIVDEKETLVLTNELNNKILAIHCKSKDDDLGDHYLAVGQSQEYKFRDNLWHTTLFWCHMGQGPDYKIQQVFEAYRSTWTKYVGYTYWIGREDGIYFRQDPHGLPLVKRYDWNLTAY
- the LOC106333483 gene encoding zinc finger protein ZAT5-like yields the protein MEAFEEAIAASKEQALILRGKRTKRQRPQSPIPFSVSPPIVEEEVSNVLDSKENDVANRKKDGVVTSSSSSASWSSNNNPTLKGEEDEEDQDVANCLILLSQGHSFPQHNQQLKIPHQEINNNNTYRFSSRRFLETSSSNGGGKSGYYVYQCKTCDRTFPSFQALGGHRASHKKPRATSFYSNLDLKKSIYENDAASLVTTTNIYNNNKNNNNRSLVAYGKANNNKVHECGICGAEFTSGQALGGHMRRHRGAVVVAAAPAPIVTVAAAAANTELSLSSMSYDQISDGQDHLVMPEAKKAKKMVVSLDLDLNLPAPEDENRVNGLSLALKQKHEQEQEHQETKQKEEPVSLVLSAPTLVDCYY